One segment of Polaribacter huanghezhanensis DNA contains the following:
- a CDS encoding TonB family protein: MEIKKNPKSNLENYSKLFIQLGLVLALFVTYVAMENKTYDRKIDGFGDANMQNVMEEDIPITERIEEVKPKSPPPPAPEKIEIVEDEKQVEETVIESTETDEKEAIVLDDIVEVDEAETIVEDVPFAVIEEVPVFPGCTGTRKQKSDCLNDKIRKQVIRKFNGDLAGELNLSPGKKKIWVGFRIDKTGTVTDIKVIRSPHPRLSKEAERVVKTLPKMIPGRQRGIAVGMKYTLPISFNVE, translated from the coding sequence ATGGAAATTAAGAAAAATCCAAAATCAAATTTAGAGAATTACTCAAAGTTGTTTATTCAACTAGGTTTGGTTTTAGCACTTTTTGTTACTTATGTAGCAATGGAAAACAAAACCTACGACAGAAAAATAGATGGATTTGGTGATGCAAACATGCAAAACGTAATGGAAGAAGACATTCCAATTACAGAGCGTATTGAGGAAGTGAAGCCAAAATCACCACCACCACCAGCACCAGAAAAAATCGAAATCGTAGAAGACGAAAAACAAGTTGAAGAAACAGTAATTGAATCTACAGAAACTGATGAAAAGGAAGCTATTGTATTGGATGATATTGTAGAGGTAGATGAAGCTGAAACGATTGTAGAAGATGTTCCTTTTGCGGTTATTGAAGAAGTACCTGTTTTCCCAGGATGTACTGGTACTAGAAAACAAAAAAGTGATTGCTTAAATGATAAAATAAGAAAACAAGTAATTAGAAAGTTTAATGGTGATTTAGCAGGTGAATTAAATTTATCGCCAGGGAAAAAGAAAATTTGGGTTGGATTTAGAATTGATAAAACAGGAACTGTTACAGATATTAAAGTAATTAGATCTCCACACCCAAGATTGTCAAAAGAAGCAGAAAGAGTTGTTAAGACGTTACCTAAAATGATTCCTGGTAGACAAAGAGGAATTGCTGTTGGGATGAAATATACGCTTCCGATTTCATTTAATGTTGAATAA
- the deoC gene encoding deoxyribose-phosphate aldolase: MKLAQYLDSTYLKTPTQAGISEEETTANVIQLVEEAIAFNFKLVMLRANYISLAKEMINKASSGILVGTVIGFHEGTYSVEKKLIEAQKAIDLGADDLDFVVNYEAFKKGEISLIKEEVAKGTALGLQNNKVVKWIIEVAALNNKEIATISMLIKNVVIDNFGKENAKNVFVKSSTGFYKTENDKPNGATFESIKIMSENAKPLKIKAAGGVKTKNDALKMITLGVERIGTSSAKEIIEETTINSEY, from the coding sequence ATGAAGCTAGCACAATATTTAGATTCTACCTATTTAAAAACCCCAACACAAGCGGGCATTTCTGAAGAAGAAACAACAGCAAATGTGATTCAGCTAGTTGAAGAAGCAATCGCTTTTAATTTTAAATTAGTAATGCTAAGAGCGAACTATATTTCTTTAGCAAAAGAAATGATCAACAAAGCTTCATCAGGTATTTTGGTGGGAACAGTAATTGGTTTTCATGAAGGAACGTATTCTGTTGAAAAAAAATTAATTGAAGCGCAAAAAGCAATAGATTTAGGTGCTGATGATTTAGATTTTGTTGTAAACTATGAAGCGTTTAAAAAGGGAGAAATATCTTTGATTAAAGAAGAAGTAGCAAAAGGAACGGCTTTGGGATTGCAAAACAACAAAGTAGTAAAATGGATTATTGAAGTAGCTGCTTTAAATAATAAAGAAATTGCTACTATTTCTATGCTGATAAAGAATGTTGTTATTGATAATTTTGGTAAAGAGAATGCAAAAAACGTATTTGTAAAATCATCAACGGGGTTTTATAAAACAGAAAATGATAAGCCAAACGGAGCAACATTTGAGAGCATAAAAATAATGTCAGAGAATGCAAAACCTTTAAAAATAAAAGCAGCAGGCGGAGTAAAAACAAAGAACGATGCTTTAAAAATGATTACTTTAGGAGTTGAAAGAATTGGAACATCATCAGCAAAAGAAATTATTGAAGAAACAACTATTAATTCAGAGTATTAA
- a CDS encoding acyltransferase, translating into MGNYKAHETAVVDDGCEIGEGTSIWHFSHIMPNCKIGNNCNIGQNVVISPEVILGNNVKVQNNVSIYTGVICEEDVFLGPSMVFTNVINPRSAVNRKKQYLKTVVKKGASIGANATIVCGNDIGEFSFIGAGAVVVKEILPYALVVGNPSKQIGWISEFGHRLRFNEEGIAECSESKEKYQLKNNRVTKL; encoded by the coding sequence ATGGGTAATTATAAAGCACACGAAACGGCTGTTGTAGATGATGGTTGTGAAATTGGAGAAGGAACAAGCATTTGGCACTTTAGCCATATTATGCCAAATTGTAAGATTGGAAACAATTGTAATATTGGTCAAAATGTTGTGATTTCGCCAGAAGTAATTTTGGGCAACAATGTTAAAGTACAAAATAACGTTTCTATTTATACTGGTGTTATTTGTGAAGAGGATGTTTTTTTAGGGCCATCAATGGTTTTTACAAATGTGATCAATCCAAGAAGCGCTGTAAACAGAAAAAAGCAATATTTAAAAACGGTTGTTAAAAAAGGGGCAAGTATTGGCGCCAACGCAACCATAGTTTGCGGAAATGATATCGGCGAATTTTCCTTTATTGGTGCTGGAGCAGTTGTTGTAAAAGAAATTTTACCGTATGCTTTGGTTGTTGGAAATCCATCAAAACAAATTGGTTGGATTAGCGAGTTTGGGCATCGATTACGTTTTAATGAAGAAGGAATTGCAGAATGTTCAGAAAGTAAAGAAAAATATCAATTAAAAAACAATAGAGTTACTAAACTGTAA